The nucleotide window AATGGAAGAATAACCGAAATCCTAGAGAAGAACAGTTGCCGCTTGAAGAAAAGAATGACTGCTTCCCAGCCAATGAAATCGAACTTTTTGCCCTAGGCGAAAGTTTTGCCTATTGGTTGAAATAGTTGTGGAAACAAAGGCGGATTGACTGACAGCGGACATTAAACGAAAAACGAAAGAAAAAGATTTTCACTGAGGGGCTGGCCATTCATTTCAAATTTTTTCACTTTGGAAAAAACGAAAAAAATGAATGGATTATGATAAAAAATACAGCGATATTAAGATAAAATTTTTAAGCAATGAAAATGGGAGGAAGATCAAAATTGATGGTGAAGGAATACAGGTGTCTGTCCACCCTTAATAAATAAAAGACTTGGGAAAAGGGGCGATCGAGTGGGAAAGGAGGCCGCGGTTCGTTTCTTGGATTCATTATTTTTAAGCAATAATATCGTTGCGTTTATTCTTACCTATGAAGTCCTAACGGGGAAATCCGACAGGAATCGAAAGCAAAAAAAAGTAAAATTTGTTGTTGACAACGACGGATGATATCGCTTACAATGACGGTGTAATTGGATTGTTATTGTTCAATAAAACAAGCAAAACCAATTTGCAAGAGGACTTTTATGTCTTCTCTGCAAATTGGTTTTTTCTATTTTCCAAGGAGGTATACGATGGAAATCTGTTATAGCCCGCTGGCAGGAAAAGCCGTGAATTTGGATCAGGTTCAGGATGAGATGTTCTCTCAGCGAATGCTGGGGGATGGCATGGCAGTCCAGCCGGAAGCCCGTGAAATTTACAGTCCGGTTGCTGGTGAAATTACGATGGTGTATGAAACGCAGCACGCAATTGGGATTAAAACCGAGGGCGGCAATGAAATTCTGCTGCACATCGGGATTGATACGGTCATGCTTAACGGTACGCCGTTTGACACTCAGGTTCAGGTTGGGGATCACGTTCAGCCCGGAGATCTGCTGACCATTGTGGATTGGAATTATATCAAAGAAAAGGGCTGCGATACGATCGTGCCGATTCTGGCAATCAACCACAAAGTAAAGCTGCTGAAAAGCAAAGGAACGGTAAAACCCGGCGAAGCTTTATTTGAAATCGAAGCGTGAAGCATGCGCTGAAAGCGAGGTGGCTCTGTGATCATCAAACAGATTTACAATAACAATGTCATCCTCTCGGAAAACGAAGTGGGTGATGAGATCATTTTAGTTGGCCGGGGAATAGCTTTCGGGATGTCTCGCGGAAGCAAAGTAGTAGAAGGCCGAATTGAAAAGAAGTTTGAGCTTCAGGATGACGTCGGTCAGAAATTCAAGAAGCTGGCTCAGGAAGTCCCATATAAAACGATTATGGTTTCAGAAGAAATCATTGATTATATCAAGACACAGTCCAATAAGCGGATCAATGATTCCATCTATGTTACGCTGACAGATCACATTGCCAATATGATTGAACGGATCAAAATGGGCATCGTCTTTGATACGACGCTGCTGCTGAATGTCAAGTCGCTGTATAAAGAAGAATACCGGCTCGGCTTAAAAGTGACGGAACTGCTGCGGCAGAAATTGAAGATTCAGATTGACGATGGCGAGGCCAGCTTCATCGCCCTGCACATCATCAACGCCGAACTGGATTCCAACATGCAGCAGATGTATGAAATCACCGCGGTGATCGACGAGATTCTAAATATCGTCCGGGAAGATTTCCAGCTTGAACCGGAAAATGGTCAGTGCGACCGATTCATCACGCATTGCCGCTTCTTTGCTCAGCGGGTGGTGAATAACGAATATCTCAGTACGAAGTCCGATATGAATCTGAGCACCTATCGTGTTTTTGAAAACACCCATCCGCGGGAAACGGCGTGCATCGAGCGAATCGCCGAGCGGATCCAAGAACGTTATCACTACGAAGTCAGCACCGATGAAAAACTGTACATTATGATTCATCTGATCCGGCTGACGGAATAAACGGGTTATTGCCAGATCTGGGAAACGGTCTGTGTAATAAATAAATTTGAAAAATGATTGGCGGCTGAAACGGGCTGCTTCCTACTTCTGACAGGCTCAGCTGGCCTGTCTGCCTAGCCGGCTATAGACGGCAGGCGGAATTCGGAACGAAAAGGGCAGACCGTAAAACCAACGCTAAAAGGGATGAGGAAGCGGACGGCGATCAAAGCGATGACCGTACCGACCAGCGAGGCAGAGAACTGCAAAGATCGCAGGAAAATCGATCCTGATTGTACCGCATGGATCAGTCCGATCATTTTCAAGCTTGAACTTAGCGTTAGATTTGAAAGGAGAAATTACCAATATGGGGAAATATGAAGAGTTATCCAGAAAAGCTCTGGAAAGCTTAGGCGGCGTTGAGAATATCACGCACGTCACACACTGCGCGACTCGGCTGCGGATCAGCTATGCCCGCAAGAGTCTTGTCAATGAAGAAGGTTTAAAAGATCTTCCGGGATCCGCCGGCTTAGTCAACAAAGACAAGCAGGTTCAGCTGATTATCGGCCCGGGCGTCCATGATGCCTATGAGGAATTCCTGGAAATTTCCGGATGGAAAGAAGGCGGCGCTGTCGCGGTGGAAGAAGAGGAAGAAACCGGACCGAAAAACGCCATGTACTATCTGAATAAGTTCGGCAACTTCGTCGCCCCGATCTTCATGCCGGTTGTTCCGGCAATGATTACCGGCGGTATGATCTTAGCGATGAAGAACCTGCTGGTCAACTACTTCGGTATGGGCGTCGACAGCGGCACAGCCCAGCTGATGCTGATGATCTTCGATGCCGGCTTTGCCTTCCTGCCGGTCTATGTCGGCTATACCTTAGCTTCTCAGCTGAAAATGCAGCCGATCATGGGTGCCTTCTTAGGTGCAACCCTGATTGCTCCGCGTTTTGGAACGGGAACGGTAACGGATTTCTTCGGTATCGGCATTCCGCAGGTTTCCTACAGCTCGACCGTCATTCCGATCGTGCTGGGCGTGTTCTTTATGTACTATGTGCAGAAGGTACTGAAAAAGATCATTCCGGAAGCCTTAACGTTCTTCTTAACACCGCTGTTAACGATGATCATCGTCGTTCCGGTAACTTTGATTGTTTTAGGTCCGTTAGGCAACCAGCTGTCCGGCTACATCGCCGCCTTCTGTATCTGGCTGACCAACACCCTCGGCTTTATTGCGCAGCCAATCCTGTCCGCGATCTATCCATACATGGTTATGTTCGGTCTGGATAAAGGTCTGTCCCCAATCGGTATTGAATTGATTGCCAACCTCGGCTACAACTCGGTAACCGGCGTTATGGGCTTTGTTTCCAACATCTGCATCGGCGGCACCGCTCTGGCTGTGGCGACGACGATCAAGGACAACAAGGCACAGAAGGGCATGATCGCTTCCTTCGGTGTTACCGCGTTGTGCGGCGTTACCGAACCGGCCTTCTACGGCGCGCTGCTGTCCCGTCCGAAGGCGTTGATCGGTACGGCAATCGGAGCCCTTTCGGCAGGTTTGGTCGCGGGCATCTTCGGATTGAGAACCTTTGTTCAGGGCGGCTGTCCAGGCTATCTGACACTGTTGTTCTTCGTTGATCAAAACGGCGGATTATACTATGTCTTCATCGCTATTTTGGTCGCCGCGATTGCAACGATTGTTTCCTTCGTCGCTACGAAGATTATTCTCAGCCGCGACGCGAAAAAGGCAGTTCACTAACATTTAGTCATTTGATTTCTGCCGGAATGCATCATTCCGGCAGAAATTCTATAAGCCTGTTTCAAGAAATGCGGGATCAGAATCAGAACTGTTTCCATGTTGCTGTTTCAAAACAGGGGGATTTAAAGCGATTTTGTTTTACGGGATTGAAGAAAAGGAAAGGATTAAGGGGCAGCCCTTAAAGGTGAGTTATGAAAATATTAATTGGACAGTTTATTAATGAAGCCAATGCCAACATTCCAGTGAAGGATGAAATCACGACCTTCGATATTGCTTTCGGTGATGAGCTGATTGAAAAGATGCAGGTCGGAGATCTCTTTGAAAACGCCGGAATTGAAATCATTCCGTCCGTCTATGCCGTTTCCGGAGCTTCCGGGGTGATCAAACGCCACACGTTTGATTATATCGAGGCTTGTTTCGTCAATGCCGTAAAGGAACATCTGCATGAAATCGACGGAATTTACCTGATGCTTCACGGCGCCAGTGAAGTCGAGGACTTAGGCTCCGGGGATCATCATATTTTAAAGACAATCCGCGAACTAGTTGGACCGTATATTCCGATCACGGTCGCCTGCGATCCGCATGGCAACCTGTGTGAAGAATATGTGCATGCGACAACCGCAATCCGCAGCTACCGGGAATCACCGCATACAGATTCCCGTGATACTTGGCGGAAAATGGCGCAGATGGCGATTGATTTAGTCAAGAACCGGCAGAATATTCATTCTGTCTACCGCAAGCTGCCGATGATTTTAGGCGGGGAACAGAGCGTCTCCGCGGATGAGCCGGTACGGTCGATCAATGCGTATATGAACGAACTGGAAAAAGATCCGAGAATCCTGAGCTGTTCGTGGCATGTCGGCTATATCCGGCACGACTGCGATGTCGCAGGCTGCGGCATTGTCGTAGTTCCGGCAACCGAAGCCGATCAGCAATATGCCGAAACAATCGCCGATCAGCTGGCGGCGTATGTCTGGGACAAGCGGCATGAGTTCCATTATACCGGCACGACAGCCAAGCCGGAGGCGGCGCTGCAGATGGCGCTGGAGTTTGACGGCAGGCCGTTTGTAATCACAGATTCCGGCGACAACACCACCTCCGGGGCTACCGGCTGGAATACCTTTATTCTGCGGCAGGTATTAGCCGAGAAGAATTTGAATAAATCGATTCTGTTCGCTTCGATCTGCGATCCGAAGACCGTCGATCAGCTGGAAACCACAGCGATCGGGGAAACAGCTCAGATCGAATTGG belongs to Holdemania massiliensis and includes:
- a CDS encoding PTS sugar transporter subunit IIA codes for the protein MEICYSPLAGKAVNLDQVQDEMFSQRMLGDGMAVQPEAREIYSPVAGEITMVYETQHAIGIKTEGGNEILLHIGIDTVMLNGTPFDTQVQVGDHVQPGDLLTIVDWNYIKEKGCDTIVPILAINHKVKLLKSKGTVKPGEALFEIEA
- a CDS encoding PRD domain-containing protein translates to MIIKQIYNNNVILSENEVGDEIILVGRGIAFGMSRGSKVVEGRIEKKFELQDDVGQKFKKLAQEVPYKTIMVSEEIIDYIKTQSNKRINDSIYVTLTDHIANMIERIKMGIVFDTTLLLNVKSLYKEEYRLGLKVTELLRQKLKIQIDDGEASFIALHIINAELDSNMQQMYEITAVIDEILNIVREDFQLEPENGQCDRFITHCRFFAQRVVNNEYLSTKSDMNLSTYRVFENTHPRETACIERIAERIQERYHYEVSTDEKLYIMIHLIRLTE
- a CDS encoding PTS transporter subunit EIIC, producing MGKYEELSRKALESLGGVENITHVTHCATRLRISYARKSLVNEEGLKDLPGSAGLVNKDKQVQLIIGPGVHDAYEEFLEISGWKEGGAVAVEEEEETGPKNAMYYLNKFGNFVAPIFMPVVPAMITGGMILAMKNLLVNYFGMGVDSGTAQLMLMIFDAGFAFLPVYVGYTLASQLKMQPIMGAFLGATLIAPRFGTGTVTDFFGIGIPQVSYSSTVIPIVLGVFFMYYVQKVLKKIIPEALTFFLTPLLTMIIVVPVTLIVLGPLGNQLSGYIAAFCIWLTNTLGFIAQPILSAIYPYMVMFGLDKGLSPIGIELIANLGYNSVTGVMGFVSNICIGGTALAVATTIKDNKAQKGMIASFGVTALCGVTEPAFYGALLSRPKALIGTAIGALSAGLVAGIFGLRTFVQGGCPGYLTLLFFVDQNGGLYYVFIAILVAAIATIVSFVATKIILSRDAKKAVH
- a CDS encoding M81 family metallopeptidase, which codes for MKILIGQFINEANANIPVKDEITTFDIAFGDELIEKMQVGDLFENAGIEIIPSVYAVSGASGVIKRHTFDYIEACFVNAVKEHLHEIDGIYLMLHGASEVEDLGSGDHHILKTIRELVGPYIPITVACDPHGNLCEEYVHATTAIRSYRESPHTDSRDTWRKMAQMAIDLVKNRQNIHSVYRKLPMILGGEQSVSADEPVRSINAYMNELEKDPRILSCSWHVGYIRHDCDVAGCGIVVVPATEADQQYAETIADQLAAYVWDKRHEFHYTGTTAKPEAALQMALEFDGRPFVITDSGDNTTSGATGWNTFILRQVLAEKNLNKSILFASICDPKTVDQLETTAIGETAQIELGMGYDAMSEKVALKVSVKAKGEIVRPIGIGSEDIVKTFGKCVLVHVEGTTIDIIIANHRQSYAHAIQFEKAGADWMNYDITVVKQGYIFPYLKEQAKGYVMSLTDGATPQDTASIPFKRIMRPMFPVDQI